CTGGCCCAGGCGCAGCACGCGCGGCAGCAGCCAGTAGTACTTGCCGTCCGTGGCGGCGTAGCCGAAATGCACCAGGCTCAGCAGGTAGCGCCGCGCCGCGGTGCGCGTGAGGCCGGTGACCGCGCCGGCCTCGGTCGCGGTCATGCGCGGGCGGTCGTCCGTAAAGGCCTCGATGACGCGCAGCCCCTTGCCGAGCCCCTCGATCAGCAGCTTGCGATCGATGTCGCCGGTGGGCGGAGCGGGAACGGGCGGCAGGGCGGGCAGATGAGTCATCGGAGTCCTCAGGGGTAACCCCCGTTTCGATCGCGCAGCGCACGCGGACGATCGATCATCGCTCGCCACAGGGTTCGACGGCATTGTGACGAACCCCCAGGCTTCCTACAGTCGCTGCCATGCATCGCTCCATCGCCACCGTGTCGCTCAGCGGCACCCTGCGCCAGAAGCTCGAGGCCATCGCCGCCGCGGGCTTCGACGGCATCGAACTGTTCGAGGCGGACTTCATCAACTTCAAGGGCACGGCCGCCGAGCTGGGACGCATCGCGTCGGACCTCGGCCTGTCGATCGACCTCTACCAGCCGTTCCGCGACTTCGAAGGCATGCCCGAGGCGCAGTTCCGCCGCAGCCTGGAGCGCGCCGAGCGCAAGTTCGACCTGATGCAGGCGATGGGGGCGCCCCTGGTGCTGTGCTGCTCCAACACGTCGCCGCTGACCATCGACGATCCCGCGCTGGCCGCGTCGCAGCTGCATGCGCTGGCCGAGCGCGCCGCGCGGCGCGGCCTGCGCGTGGGCTTCGAGGCCCTGGCCTGGGGCCGCAGGACCTCCCTGTACGGCCAGGCCTGGGACATCGTGCGTCGCGCCGACCATCCGGCCCTGGGCCTGATCCTCGACAGCTTCCACACGATCTCGCTGAAGGACGACCCGGCGGGCATCGCCGACATCCCCGGCGACCGGATCTTCTTCCTGCAGATGGCCGACGCGCCGCTGCTGGAGATGAGCGTGCTGCAGTGGGCGCGCCACCACCGCTCGTTCCCGGGGCAGGGCGACTTCGGGGTGGTCGACTTCTTCGTGCAGACGCTGCGCGCCGGCTACACCGGGCCGCTCTCGCTGGAGATCTTCAACGACGTGTTCCGCGAGACGCCCAACCGCCGCATCGCGGTGGACGCTATGCGCTCGCTGCTCTACCTGGAGAGCGAGGCGCGCGAGCGGCCGGCGGCGCTGCCGGTTCCGATGCCGGCCGTGGCGCTGGTCGCGCCGCCGCCGCTGCCCCGGCTCGACGGCATCACCTTCGTCGAATTCGCGGCCGACGCGGCCTCGGGGGCGGCGCTGGGCGCGAGCTTCGAGCAGTTCGGCTTCCGCCGCGTCGGCCGCCACCGCTCCAAGGCGGTGTCGCTCTACCGCCAGGGCGACATCCACCTGCTGGTCAACGCCGAGCCGGACTCGTTCGCGCGGGCGCGTTTCGAGGCCCACGGCGCCTCGGTCTGCGCGCTGGGGCTGCGCACGCCCGACGCGCAGGGCGCGGTCGCGCGCGCCGTGGCGATGCGCTCGCAGCGCCATGACAGCCCGATCGGCCCGGACGAGACGCCGGTGCCGGCGATCGTCGCGCCCGGGGGCAACCTGCTGCATTTCGTGCCGTCGGCCCTGGGCGTCCACGGCCTGTACGCGGCCGATTTCATCCTCGACGACGACGACGCGGAGGCCGACGACGCCGGCGCCGGGCTGCGCGCGATCGATCACGTCGCCCTCGGCCTGGCGGTCGACCAGCTCGACACCTGGGTGCTGTTCTCGCGCGCCGTGCTGGGCCTGGAGCCGGCCGACAGCCAGGAGCTGGCCGACCCCTTCGGGCTGATCCGCAGCCGCGGCGTGGCCAACGCCGGGCGCAGCGTGCGCCTGGTGCTCAACGTGTCGCTGAGCCAGCGCACCCGGACCGCCCGCATGATCGGCGTGACCGGCGGCGGGGCGGTGCACCACGTCGCGTTCTCCTGCGCCGACATCTTCGAGACCGTGGCGCGCCTGCGCGCGCGCGGCGTGCGCTTCGTGCCGATCTCCGACAACTACCACGACGACCTGCCCACCCGGCTGGACCTGGACCCTGGCCTGGTCGAGCGCATGCGCGCCGCCGGCGTGGTGTTCGACCGCTCGCCCGCGGGCGACTACCTGCACATCTACGCCGAAAGCCTGGAGGGCGAGGGCGCCTTCTTCGAGATCGTGCAGCGCGTCGGGGCCTACGACGGCTACGGCAGCACCAACGCGCCGGCCCGGATGGCCTCGCAGGCCCAGCAGCAGCCCTGAGGGCCGCGCGCCGAGCCCCGCCCGCCGCCGCCATTGCCATTTCCTTTTCCTCCCGCCACCGCCACAGCCCCCATCACCCATCGGAGACGACAACCATGACAAATCCCGCGACAGTCCACGAGCCCTCGGGCCGACACCAGACCAAGAAGGCCACCGCCAGCGGCTGGATCGGCTCGGCGCTCGAGTACTACGACTTCTTCATCTACGCCACGGCGGCGGCGCTGATCTTTCCGCAGATCTTCTTTCCCAAGGGCGACCCGAAGACCGCCATCATCGCCTCGCTCGCGACCTACGGCGTGGGCTACATCGCGCGTCCCATCGGCGCGGCGGTGCTCGGCCACTGGGGCGACACCCATGGGCGCAAGCACGTGCTGGTGATCTGCATGTTCCTGATGGGCTTCTCCACCGTGGCCGTCGGCCTGCTGCCGACCTACGACCAGGTCGGCCTGCTCGCCCCGTTCCTGCTGGTGCTGCTGCGCCTGGTGCAGGGCTTCGCGGTGGCCGGTGAGATCTCCGGCGCCAGCTCGATGATCCTGGAGCACGCGCCGTTCGGCCGTCGCGGCTTCTTCTCCAGCTTCACGCTGCAGGGCGTGCAGGCCGGCCAGATCATGGCGGCGGCGGTGTTCCTGCCGCTCGCGCACTACATGCCGGCCGAGCAGTTCAACAGCTGGGGCTGGCGCATCCCGTTCCTGCTGAGCTTCATCGTGATCGTCGCGGGCTACATCATCCGCCGCGAGGTCAGCGAGACGCCGGCCTTCACCGACGTCGGCACCACCGGCAAGGTGCCCAAGGCGCCCCTCGTGCAGGCCGTGACCGAGAGCTGGGGCGACATGCTGCGCGTGATGGCGTGCTCGCTGATGAACGTGATCCCGGTGGTGACCACCATCTTCGGCGCCGCCTACGCGGTGCAGCCGGGCTACGGCATCGGTTTCGAGAAGGACGTCTACCTGTGGATCCCGGTGATGGGCAACATCGTGGCCGTGCTGGTGATCCCCTACGTGGGCGCCCTGTCCGACAGGATCGGCCGTCGCATCCCGATCATGGTCGGCGCCGTCGGCTCGGGCCTGCTGTCCTTCGCCTACCTCTACGCGATCAGCATCCACAACGTGCCGATGGCGATCGTCTTCTCGCTGCTGATGTGGGGCGTGGTCTACCAGGGCTACAACGCCGTGTTCCCCAGC
This genomic window from Comamonadaceae bacterium OTU4NAUVB1 contains:
- a CDS encoding MHS family MFS transporter; the protein is MTNPATVHEPSGRHQTKKATASGWIGSALEYYDFFIYATAAALIFPQIFFPKGDPKTAIIASLATYGVGYIARPIGAAVLGHWGDTHGRKHVLVICMFLMGFSTVAVGLLPTYDQVGLLAPFLLVLLRLVQGFAVAGEISGASSMILEHAPFGRRGFFSSFTLQGVQAGQIMAAAVFLPLAHYMPAEQFNSWGWRIPFLLSFIVIVAGYIIRREVSETPAFTDVGTTGKVPKAPLVQAVTESWGDMLRVMACSLMNVIPVVTTIFGAAYAVQPGYGIGFEKDVYLWIPVMGNIVAVLVIPYVGALSDRIGRRIPIMVGAVGSGLLSFAYLYAISIHNVPMAIVFSLLMWGVVYQGYNAVFPSFYPEMFPTRTRVSGMAISQNLGTAVTALLPALFVAVAPPGAMNIPFMIGSITLAITIVAAIAAFTARETYRVHMLDLGNKDAVPVPPAEYERLRQKAIADGKLPEVRTA
- a CDS encoding sugar phosphate isomerase/epimerase and 4-hydroxyphenylpyruvate domain-containing protein yields the protein MHRSIATVSLSGTLRQKLEAIAAAGFDGIELFEADFINFKGTAAELGRIASDLGLSIDLYQPFRDFEGMPEAQFRRSLERAERKFDLMQAMGAPLVLCCSNTSPLTIDDPALAASQLHALAERAARRGLRVGFEALAWGRRTSLYGQAWDIVRRADHPALGLILDSFHTISLKDDPAGIADIPGDRIFFLQMADAPLLEMSVLQWARHHRSFPGQGDFGVVDFFVQTLRAGYTGPLSLEIFNDVFRETPNRRIAVDAMRSLLYLESEARERPAALPVPMPAVALVAPPPLPRLDGITFVEFAADAASGAALGASFEQFGFRRVGRHRSKAVSLYRQGDIHLLVNAEPDSFARARFEAHGASVCALGLRTPDAQGAVARAVAMRSQRHDSPIGPDETPVPAIVAPGGNLLHFVPSALGVHGLYAADFILDDDDAEADDAGAGLRAIDHVALGLAVDQLDTWVLFSRAVLGLEPADSQELADPFGLIRSRGVANAGRSVRLVLNVSLSQRTRTARMIGVTGGGAVHHVAFSCADIFETVARLRARGVRFVPISDNYHDDLPTRLDLDPGLVERMRAAGVVFDRSPAGDYLHIYAESLEGEGAFFEIVQRVGAYDGYGSTNAPARMASQAQQQP